In the Agrococcus sp. Marseille-Q4369 genome, one interval contains:
- the coaE gene encoding dephospho-CoA kinase: protein MPLVALTGGIASGKSTIAGRLAERGAVVVDADALVRELQQPGQPVLREIAEAFGEHLLLPDGSLDRAALGALVFADDAARRQLNGIVHPAVGRESARRFRAALDADPEAVVVYDVPLLVESRASDPWELVVVAHAPADVRVARLVALRGMDEADARARVASQASDEQRLAIADVVIDTAGDLEQTLAQADALWERLRGDARGGGPHSRDVGGRS, encoded by the coding sequence ATGCCACTCGTCGCGCTCACCGGCGGCATCGCCTCCGGCAAGTCCACGATCGCCGGTCGGCTCGCGGAGCGCGGAGCGGTCGTCGTCGACGCCGATGCGCTCGTGCGCGAGCTCCAGCAGCCCGGCCAGCCGGTGCTCCGCGAGATCGCGGAGGCGTTCGGCGAGCACCTCCTGCTGCCCGACGGGTCGCTCGACCGAGCCGCGCTCGGCGCGCTCGTCTTCGCCGACGACGCCGCGCGGCGGCAGCTCAACGGCATCGTCCACCCGGCGGTCGGCCGCGAGTCCGCGCGCCGCTTCCGCGCGGCGCTCGACGCCGACCCTGAGGCGGTCGTCGTCTACGACGTGCCGCTCCTCGTCGAGTCCCGCGCGAGCGACCCGTGGGAGCTCGTCGTCGTCGCGCACGCCCCCGCCGACGTGCGGGTCGCGCGGCTCGTGGCGCTCCGCGGCATGGACGAGGCGGATGCGCGGGCTCGCGTCGCGTCGCAGGCGAGCGACGAGCAGCGGCTCGCGATCGCCGACGTCGTGATCGACACCGCGGGCGACCTCGAGCAGACGCTCGCGCAGGCCGACGCCCTGTGGGAGCGGCTGCGCGGCGACGCTCGCGGCGGCGGCCCCCACAGCCGCGATGTGGGTGGCCGCTCCTAG
- the uvrB gene encoding excinuclease ABC subunit UvrB: MEPTRAVRPFEVVSEYEPSGDQPKAIRELAAALERGETDVVLLGATGTGKSATTAWLVEQVQRPTLVLAHNKTLAAQLANEFRELMPNNAVEYFVSYYDYYQPEAYVPQTDTFIEKDSSLNAEVERLRHSATNALLSRRDVVVVSTVSCIYGLGTPEEYLEAMVALQVGMRIDRQALLRRFVAMQYQRNDVAFTRGTFRVRGDTIEIIPMYEEHAIRIELFGDEIEALSTLHPLTGEVLSRHDAVSIFPGSHYVAGTERMHHAMERIRTELEERLKVLEREGKLLEAQRLRMRTSFDLEMMEQIGFCSGIENYSRHIDGREQGEPPHCLLDYFPDDFLVVIDESHVTVPQIGAMYEGDASRKRTLVEHGFRLPSALDNRPLKFDEFLERTPQKVYLSATPAKYEMSLADTVVEQIIRPTGLVDPKLVVKPTKGQIDDLLEEIRVRAERDERVLVTTLTKKMAEELTEYFTEAGVRVRYLHSDVDTLRRVELLTQLRQGVFDVLVGINLLREGLDLPEVSLVSILDADKEGFLRSSTSLIQTIGRAARNVSGEVHMYADRITDSMRNAIDETERRRAIQIAYNEEHGIDPTPLRKRIADITDVLAREQADTAELLAGGRRGAPTPRLAKDRSSLDGPAQLESIIADLTAQMTEAAAELKFELAARLRDELHDLKRDLRQIREAS, from the coding sequence ATGGAACCCACGCGTGCCGTGCGGCCGTTCGAGGTCGTGAGCGAGTACGAGCCCTCCGGCGATCAGCCGAAGGCCATCCGCGAGCTCGCAGCCGCCCTGGAGCGAGGGGAGACCGACGTCGTGCTGCTCGGCGCGACCGGCACCGGCAAGAGCGCGACGACCGCGTGGCTCGTCGAGCAGGTGCAGCGCCCGACGCTCGTGCTCGCGCACAACAAGACCCTCGCCGCGCAGCTCGCGAACGAGTTCCGCGAGCTCATGCCGAACAATGCCGTCGAGTACTTCGTCTCGTACTACGACTACTACCAGCCCGAGGCGTACGTCCCGCAGACCGACACCTTCATCGAGAAGGACTCGTCGCTCAACGCCGAGGTCGAGCGGCTCCGGCACTCGGCGACGAACGCGCTGCTGTCGCGCCGCGACGTCGTCGTCGTCTCGACCGTCTCGTGCATCTACGGCCTCGGCACGCCCGAGGAGTACCTCGAGGCGATGGTCGCGCTCCAGGTCGGCATGCGCATCGACCGGCAGGCGCTGCTGCGCCGGTTCGTCGCGATGCAGTACCAGCGCAACGACGTCGCGTTCACGCGCGGCACGTTCCGCGTGCGCGGCGACACGATCGAGATCATCCCGATGTACGAGGAGCACGCGATCCGCATCGAGCTCTTCGGCGACGAGATCGAGGCGCTCTCGACCCTGCACCCGCTCACGGGCGAGGTGCTCTCGCGGCACGACGCGGTGTCGATCTTCCCCGGCAGCCACTACGTCGCCGGCACCGAGCGCATGCACCACGCCATGGAGCGCATCCGCACCGAGCTCGAGGAGCGGCTGAAGGTGCTCGAGCGCGAGGGGAAGCTGCTCGAGGCGCAGCGGCTGCGCATGCGCACGAGCTTCGACCTCGAGATGATGGAGCAGATCGGCTTCTGCTCGGGCATCGAGAACTACTCGCGGCACATCGACGGCCGCGAGCAGGGCGAGCCGCCGCACTGCCTGCTCGACTACTTCCCCGACGACTTCCTCGTCGTGATCGACGAGTCGCACGTGACCGTGCCGCAGATCGGGGCGATGTACGAGGGCGACGCGAGCCGCAAGCGCACGCTCGTCGAGCACGGCTTCCGGCTCCCGAGCGCGCTCGACAACCGGCCGCTCAAGTTCGACGAGTTCCTCGAGCGCACGCCGCAGAAGGTCTACCTCTCGGCGACGCCCGCGAAGTACGAGATGTCGCTCGCCGACACCGTGGTCGAGCAGATCATCCGCCCGACGGGGCTCGTCGACCCGAAGCTCGTCGTCAAGCCGACGAAGGGGCAGATCGACGACCTGCTCGAGGAGATCCGTGTGCGCGCGGAGCGCGACGAGCGCGTGCTCGTGACGACGCTCACGAAGAAGATGGCCGAGGAGCTCACCGAGTACTTCACCGAGGCGGGCGTGCGCGTGCGCTACCTGCACTCCGACGTCGACACGCTGCGCCGCGTCGAGCTGCTCACGCAGCTGCGGCAGGGCGTCTTCGACGTGCTCGTGGGCATCAACCTGCTGCGCGAGGGCCTCGACCTGCCCGAGGTCTCGCTCGTCTCCATCCTCGACGCCGACAAGGAGGGCTTCCTGCGCTCGTCGACGTCGCTCATCCAGACGATCGGCCGCGCGGCGCGCAACGTCTCGGGCGAGGTGCACATGTACGCCGATCGCATCACCGACTCGATGCGGAACGCGATCGACGAGACCGAGCGCCGCCGCGCGATCCAGATCGCCTACAACGAGGAGCACGGCATCGACCCGACGCCGCTCCGCAAGCGCATCGCGGACATCACCGACGTGCTCGCGCGAGAGCAGGCCGACACGGCAGAGCTGCTCGCGGGCGGGCGGCGCGGCGCGCCGACGCCGCGGCTCGCGAAGGACCGCTCGAGCCTCGACGGGCCGGCGCAGCTCGAGTCGATCATCGCCGACCTCACGGCGCAGATGACCGAGGCGGCCGCCGAGCTGAAGTTCGAGCTCGCGGCGCGGCTGCGCGACGAGCTCCACGACCTGAAGCGCGACTTGCGGCAGATCCGCGAGGCGAGCTGA
- a CDS encoding diguanylate cyclase gives MTLDPDTVILITAIVVHVAGGLFVLETMVRKDDRAGRVWALGFLAAMVATEAFVVEAVIDVGEWPVGIGQGTWVASMGLLWIGCRVFNGCHSGRASLVVTLVSLLAFLAVLLVGTGEEGWSARWVMFAANAAFSGLGAAEALRGSLRRTRTGVALGGVLVAVAVFQLARLLAGVTMMSGRDTLRVWADPGVAGIATIALTIIVVVVTSVLRAEQVRLRGTEDSSLMAIAADGVLLAPSFSRVLGGRLMRANRRGELFAVLAVRIDALSRISTAFGVDEAEHVRQAARAAVRRLAPTTAALGSDERGLLLLAFQPSSPADARQLAARMHRAMLDQLRTAGVPVVPPIGMGVALTSITGYDRDVLVEAARSAARRAMRSDDVSVVVAGEDGEGEDAERGQAVRR, from the coding sequence ATGACCCTCGATCCAGACACCGTCATCCTCATCACCGCGATCGTCGTCCACGTCGCCGGCGGGCTCTTCGTGCTCGAGACGATGGTCCGCAAGGACGATCGCGCCGGCCGCGTCTGGGCGCTCGGCTTCCTCGCCGCGATGGTCGCGACCGAGGCGTTCGTCGTCGAGGCCGTCATCGACGTGGGCGAGTGGCCGGTCGGCATCGGCCAGGGCACGTGGGTCGCGAGCATGGGCCTGCTGTGGATCGGGTGCCGCGTCTTCAACGGCTGCCACAGCGGCCGCGCCTCGCTCGTCGTCACCCTCGTGTCGCTGCTCGCCTTCCTCGCGGTGCTGCTCGTCGGCACGGGCGAGGAGGGCTGGTCGGCGCGCTGGGTGATGTTCGCCGCGAACGCCGCCTTCTCGGGCCTCGGCGCCGCCGAGGCGCTCCGGGGGTCGCTGCGGCGCACGCGCACGGGCGTTGCGCTCGGCGGCGTGCTCGTCGCGGTCGCCGTCTTCCAGCTCGCGCGGCTCCTCGCCGGCGTGACGATGATGAGCGGTCGCGACACGCTGCGCGTGTGGGCGGATCCCGGGGTCGCCGGCATCGCGACGATCGCCCTCACGATCATCGTCGTCGTCGTCACCTCGGTGCTGCGCGCCGAGCAGGTGCGGCTGCGCGGCACCGAGGACTCCTCGCTCATGGCGATCGCGGCCGATGGCGTGCTGCTCGCACCGTCGTTCTCGCGCGTGCTCGGCGGTCGGCTCATGCGCGCGAACCGCCGGGGCGAGCTCTTCGCGGTGCTCGCGGTGCGCATCGACGCCCTCTCGCGCATCTCGACCGCGTTCGGCGTCGACGAGGCCGAGCACGTCCGGCAAGCCGCGCGCGCGGCCGTCCGCCGGCTCGCGCCGACGACCGCCGCGCTCGGCAGCGACGAGCGCGGTCTGCTGCTGCTCGCGTTCCAGCCGTCGTCGCCGGCGGACGCCCGGCAGCTCGCCGCGCGCATGCACCGCGCGATGCTCGACCAGCTCCGCACCGCCGGGGTGCCGGTCGTGCCGCCCATCGGCATGGGCGTCGCGCTCACGAGCATCACCGGCTACGACCGCGATGTGCTCGTCGAGGCCGCGCGCTCCGCCGCGCGGCGCGCGATGCGCAGCGACGACGTCTCGGTCGTCGTCGCCGGGGAGGACGGCGAGGGGGAGGACGCCGAGCGCGGTCAGGCGGTGCGGCGGTAG
- a CDS encoding response regulator transcription factor, which yields MPASMGEIAPGRAVLDAGEPMHEDVAVVIEDGEDIRELLAQVLTRGGFTVHTAADGPSGVELVRQHDPIVVTIDVNMPGMDGFETARQVRSLTTAYMVMITARGDEIDTLVGLQAGADDYVVKPFRPRELRARIEAMMRRPRALASTHPSAPLPPQAAPAAHRAPSAPGLQPAPVDDESDESMLEHRGLRLEPGARVVELDGQEIELTRSEFDILRMLLGSGRRVVSKLQLAGMLRGERGEPDHFLSEHDARAIEVHVANLRRKLGESPSEPRWIETVRGVGYRRTA from the coding sequence GTGCCCGCTAGCATGGGCGAGATCGCACCGGGACGCGCGGTGCTGGATGCGGGAGAACCGATGCACGAGGACGTCGCGGTGGTCATCGAGGATGGCGAGGACATCCGTGAGCTGCTGGCGCAGGTGCTCACGCGGGGCGGCTTCACCGTGCACACGGCGGCCGACGGCCCGAGCGGTGTGGAGCTCGTCCGGCAGCACGACCCGATCGTCGTCACGATCGACGTGAACATGCCCGGCATGGACGGCTTCGAGACCGCTCGCCAGGTGCGCAGCCTCACGACCGCCTACATGGTCATGATCACGGCGCGCGGCGACGAGATCGACACGCTCGTCGGGCTGCAGGCCGGCGCCGACGACTACGTCGTCAAGCCCTTCCGGCCGCGCGAGCTGCGCGCTCGGATCGAGGCGATGATGCGCCGTCCGCGCGCGCTCGCGTCGACGCATCCGTCGGCACCGCTACCCCCGCAGGCCGCTCCCGCCGCGCATCGCGCGCCCTCGGCTCCGGGTCTGCAGCCCGCGCCGGTCGACGACGAGTCCGACGAGTCGATGCTCGAGCACCGCGGGCTGCGGCTCGAGCCCGGGGCGCGGGTCGTCGAGCTCGACGGCCAGGAGATCGAGCTCACGCGGAGTGAGTTCGACATCCTGCGGATGCTGCTGGGCTCCGGCCGCCGGGTCGTGAGCAAGCTGCAGCTCGCGGGCATGCTGCGCGGCGAGCGCGGCGAGCCGGACCACTTCCTGAGCGAGCACGACGCGCGAGCGATCGAGGTGCACGTCGCGAACCTCCGCCGGAAGCTCGGCGAGTCGCCGTCGGAGCCGCGCTGGATCGAGACCGTCCGCGGCGTCGGCTACCGCCGCACCGCCTGA
- a CDS encoding HAMP domain-containing sensor histidine kinase, translating into MMAAVTTARADGARPDRTRERATAVNQLLFGAAALVACALIVVVADVREGELLFGGMLLVFALTIAALVVPWNRLPVRWSGIVPVGDLVAVLLLQLSYPDGEAWLLWTVPATWLATALGWRGLVLGAGGSTVLFWTARLVTDDLGAGMRDVLGPLALATASVVAFIAARRSAAQRSLLDEQADYLDHAVERARRQEDAVSELLDAVDFGVVRIGADGSISVENDAHARLMTPADDAQLFEADGVTPTEPGAVPVARARRGETFENLLHWQGPSGDQRRALLSTARRLFDINGADVGAILVTRDVTAEQQAVHIRDELVASVSHELRTPLTSVLGHLDLALDSGDVGPGARRSLEIAERNASRLLVIIGDILAATADGPGRFDVRPVREDLARVVLASVEALEPRAAERNIRIDSSGIEPAEAEFDPNRIRQVVDNLVGNAVNYHTGDGLIEVGVTADDKHAWLVVRDDGPGIAEDALPRLFERRYRAQPSGRATGTGLGLSISRDLVRAHGGEITVQSEPGGGATFVVQLPRRTTGATA; encoded by the coding sequence ATGATGGCGGCGGTCACGACTGCTCGCGCCGATGGCGCGCGCCCCGACCGTACTCGCGAGCGCGCGACGGCCGTCAACCAGCTGCTCTTCGGCGCCGCCGCGCTCGTGGCGTGCGCGCTCATCGTCGTCGTCGCCGACGTGCGCGAGGGTGAGCTGCTCTTCGGCGGCATGCTGCTCGTGTTCGCGCTCACGATCGCCGCGCTCGTCGTGCCGTGGAACCGCCTCCCGGTGCGCTGGAGCGGGATCGTGCCGGTCGGCGACCTCGTCGCGGTGCTGCTGCTGCAGCTCTCGTACCCGGACGGCGAGGCGTGGCTGCTGTGGACGGTGCCGGCGACCTGGCTCGCCACCGCGCTCGGCTGGCGCGGCCTCGTGCTCGGCGCGGGCGGCTCGACGGTGCTCTTCTGGACGGCGCGGCTCGTCACCGACGACCTCGGCGCGGGCATGCGCGACGTGCTCGGCCCGCTCGCGCTCGCCACCGCATCCGTCGTCGCCTTCATCGCCGCGCGCCGCTCCGCGGCGCAGCGGTCGCTGCTCGACGAGCAGGCCGACTACCTCGACCACGCCGTCGAGCGCGCCAGGCGGCAGGAGGACGCGGTGAGCGAGCTGCTCGACGCGGTCGACTTCGGCGTCGTGCGGATCGGCGCCGACGGCAGCATCTCGGTCGAGAACGACGCCCACGCGCGGCTCATGACGCCCGCGGACGACGCGCAGCTGTTCGAGGCGGACGGCGTGACGCCGACCGAGCCGGGAGCCGTGCCGGTCGCGCGCGCCCGGCGAGGCGAGACCTTCGAGAACCTGCTGCACTGGCAGGGGCCGTCCGGCGACCAGCGCCGCGCGCTGCTGTCGACCGCGCGCCGGCTGTTCGACATCAACGGCGCCGACGTGGGCGCGATCCTCGTCACCCGCGACGTGACCGCCGAGCAGCAAGCGGTGCACATCCGCGACGAGCTCGTCGCCTCCGTCTCGCACGAGCTGCGCACGCCGCTCACGAGCGTGCTGGGACATCTCGACCTCGCCCTCGACTCCGGCGACGTCGGGCCCGGGGCGCGGCGCAGCCTCGAGATCGCCGAGCGCAACGCCTCGCGCCTGCTCGTCATCATCGGCGACATCCTCGCCGCGACCGCCGACGGGCCCGGGCGCTTCGACGTGCGTCCCGTGCGCGAGGACCTCGCGCGCGTCGTGCTCGCGTCCGTCGAGGCGCTCGAGCCGCGCGCCGCCGAGCGCAACATCCGCATCGACAGCTCTGGCATCGAGCCGGCGGAGGCGGAGTTCGACCCCAACCGCATCCGGCAGGTGGTCGACAACCTCGTCGGCAATGCCGTCAACTACCACACGGGCGACGGCCTCATCGAGGTCGGCGTCACGGCCGACGACAAGCACGCGTGGCTCGTCGTGCGCGACGACGGGCCGGGCATCGCGGAGGACGCGCTGCCGCGGCTCTTCGAGCGCCGCTATCGAGCCCAGCCCTCCGGCAGGGCGACGGGCACCGGCCTCGGCCTGTCCATCAGCCGCGATCTCGTGCGCGCGCACGGCGGCGAGATCACCGTCCAGAGCGAGCCGGGCGGCGGCGCCACGTTCGTCGTCCAACTGCCTCGCCGCACCACGGGAGCGACCGCATGA
- a CDS encoding biotin-dependent carboxyltransferase family protein yields MTKGRWSDSKSAMARNASRSSVVPGAPVALDDGDELRIGAITAGLRALVTVRGGIALESALGSLATDTLADLGPEPLAAGDVVPLHGPAAAPYAVEPVPEPLASPPAPGQEVRLRIVLGPRSDWFTPAALEALTAQAWLVTPRSDRVGVRLEGTPLERARDGELPSEGAVTGAIQVPPDGQPVLFLPDHPLTGGYPIVGAVVDADLDLVGQLPPGARIRFVLADDHLIDLGASA; encoded by the coding sequence GTGACGAAGGGCCGGTGGAGCGACTCGAAGTCGGCGATGGCGAGGAACGCGAGCCGCAGCTCCGTCGTCCCCGGCGCGCCCGTCGCCCTCGACGACGGCGACGAGCTGCGGATCGGCGCGATCACCGCGGGCCTCCGCGCGCTCGTGACCGTGCGCGGCGGCATCGCACTCGAGTCCGCGCTCGGCAGCCTCGCGACCGACACCCTGGCCGACCTCGGCCCTGAGCCGCTCGCCGCGGGCGACGTGGTGCCGCTCCACGGCCCCGCGGCGGCGCCCTACGCCGTCGAGCCCGTGCCCGAGCCCCTCGCCTCGCCGCCCGCGCCGGGGCAGGAGGTGCGGCTGCGCATCGTGCTCGGCCCGCGGTCCGACTGGTTCACGCCTGCCGCGCTCGAGGCGCTCACGGCCCAGGCCTGGCTCGTCACGCCGCGCTCGGACCGCGTCGGCGTCCGGCTGGAGGGCACGCCGCTCGAGCGTGCGCGCGACGGCGAGCTCCCGAGCGAGGGCGCCGTGACGGGCGCCATCCAGGTGCCGCCCGACGGCCAGCCCGTGCTGTTCCTGCCGGACCACCCGCTCACGGGCGGGTACCCGATCGTCGGCGCCGTCGTCGACGCCGACCTCGACCTCGTCGGCCAGCTGCCGCCCGGCGCCCGCATCCGCTTCGTCCTCGCCGACGACCACCTGATCGACCTCGGAGCCTCCGCATGA
- a CDS encoding biotin carboxylase N-terminal domain-containing protein — translation MQTVLIANRGEIAVRVARACAEAGIRSVAVYADQDVDAMHVRAADAAVALGGSTAAETYLDIPSLLEAARASGADAVHPGYGFLSESAAFARAVEEAGLTWIGPAPASIEALGDKVSARRIAIEAGAPLAPGIDRPLEGAHGAVAFAEEHGLPIVVKAAFGGGGRGMRIARTLEEVPEAFEAASREAVGAFGRGECFVERYLEHPRHVEAQVLGDGAGRVVVVGDRDCSLQRRSQKLLEEAPAPGLTDEQRARIHAAARDICAAVDYRGAGTVEFLLAADGTIAFLEVNTRLQVEHPVTEMVTGVDLVREQLRIAEGRGISFDATPAPSGHAIELRVNAEDPGRGFLPSPGVVSGLRVPGGPGVRWDAGVEAGDRVEAAFDSLAAKLIVHAPDRDAALVRLRRALGELEVEGVATVAPFALAVLDEPAFSTEGFAVSTQWIEAELMPRLEPQLRPAPAPADALRRVAIEVDGRRVVLGLPDALLAAAAGAGGGAPAAPARDEAAVEAPVPGTLVRWLVDDGAEVAEGQELAVLDAMKMETKALAHRAGTVSRVLEEGAAASVGETIARIG, via the coding sequence ATCCAGACCGTCCTCATCGCCAATCGCGGCGAGATCGCCGTTCGGGTCGCGCGCGCGTGCGCCGAGGCGGGCATCCGCTCGGTCGCGGTGTACGCCGACCAGGACGTCGATGCGATGCACGTGCGGGCGGCCGACGCCGCCGTCGCCCTGGGCGGCTCGACCGCGGCCGAGACGTACCTCGACATCCCCTCGCTGCTCGAGGCGGCGCGCGCATCGGGCGCCGACGCCGTGCACCCCGGCTACGGCTTCCTCTCCGAGAGCGCCGCGTTCGCGCGCGCTGTCGAGGAGGCGGGCCTGACCTGGATCGGGCCGGCGCCCGCGAGCATCGAGGCGCTCGGCGACAAGGTCTCCGCCCGGCGCATCGCGATCGAGGCCGGCGCGCCGCTCGCGCCCGGCATCGACCGCCCGCTCGAGGGTGCGCACGGGGCCGTCGCCTTCGCCGAGGAGCACGGCCTGCCGATCGTCGTGAAGGCGGCGTTCGGCGGCGGCGGGCGCGGCATGCGCATCGCCAGGACGCTCGAGGAGGTTCCGGAGGCCTTCGAAGCCGCCTCTCGCGAGGCCGTCGGCGCCTTCGGCCGCGGCGAGTGCTTCGTCGAGCGCTACCTCGAGCACCCCCGCCACGTCGAGGCGCAGGTGCTCGGCGACGGCGCCGGCCGCGTCGTCGTCGTGGGCGACCGCGACTGCTCGCTCCAGCGTCGCAGCCAGAAGCTGCTCGAGGAGGCGCCCGCGCCGGGCCTCACCGACGAGCAGCGCGCGCGCATCCACGCCGCCGCGCGCGACATCTGCGCGGCCGTCGACTACCGGGGCGCCGGCACGGTCGAGTTCCTGCTCGCCGCCGACGGCACGATCGCCTTCCTCGAGGTGAACACGCGACTGCAGGTCGAGCACCCGGTCACCGAGATGGTGACCGGTGTCGACCTCGTGCGCGAGCAGCTGCGCATCGCCGAGGGCCGCGGCATCTCGTTCGACGCGACGCCCGCGCCGTCCGGCCACGCGATCGAGCTGCGCGTCAACGCCGAGGACCCGGGCCGCGGCTTCCTGCCGAGCCCCGGGGTGGTGTCGGGCCTGCGGGTCCCCGGCGGACCCGGCGTGCGCTGGGACGCCGGCGTCGAGGCGGGCGACCGCGTCGAGGCGGCGTTCGACTCGCTCGCGGCGAAGCTGATCGTCCACGCGCCCGACCGCGACGCGGCCCTCGTGCGGCTCCGCCGCGCGCTCGGCGAGCTCGAGGTCGAGGGCGTCGCCACGGTCGCGCCGTTCGCGCTCGCCGTGCTCGACGAGCCCGCGTTCTCGACCGAGGGCTTCGCGGTGTCGACGCAGTGGATCGAGGCCGAGCTCATGCCGCGCCTCGAGCCGCAGCTGCGCCCGGCGCCCGCGCCCGCCGACGCGCTCCGCCGCGTCGCGATCGAGGTCGACGGGCGCCGCGTGGTGCTCGGCCTGCCCGACGCGCTCCTCGCGGCCGCAGCGGGAGCGGGCGGCGGAGCGCCCGCGGCGCCGGCGCGCGACGAGGCGGCCGTCGAGGCGCCGGTGCCCGGCACGCTCGTGCGGTGGCTCGTCGACGACGGCGCCGAGGTCGCCGAGGGCCAGGAGCTCGCGGTGCTCGACGCGATGAAGATGGAGACGAAGGCACTCGCGCACCGCGCGGGCACCGTCTCGCGGGTCCTCGAGGAGGGCGCGGCGGCCTCGGTGGGGGAGACGATCGCGCGCATCGGCTAG